From Chryseobacterium sp. H1D6B, a single genomic window includes:
- the lipA gene encoding lipoyl synthase → MENLVQDTTVQKPKWIRVKLPTGKNYRELRTLVDKYKLNTICQSGSCPNMGECWGEGTATFMILGNICTRSCGFCGVKTGKPMDVNWDEPEKVARSIKLMKIKHAVLTSVDRDDLKDMGSILWGETVNAVRRISPGTTMETLIPDFQGITKHLDRLIDVGPEVISHNMETVKRLTREVRIQAKYERSLEVLRYLKEAGQRRTKTGVMLGLGETRDEVFQTIEDIRNANVDVITMGQYLQPTKKHLPVKKFITPEEFDEFGDFARSLGFRHVESSPLVRSSYHAEKHIH, encoded by the coding sequence ATGGAAAATTTAGTTCAAGACACTACCGTTCAAAAACCAAAGTGGATTCGTGTAAAACTTCCGACAGGAAAAAATTACCGAGAACTGAGGACTTTGGTTGATAAATATAAATTAAATACAATCTGTCAGAGTGGAAGCTGTCCGAATATGGGAGAATGCTGGGGAGAAGGGACGGCAACGTTCATGATCTTAGGGAATATCTGTACCCGAAGCTGTGGATTCTGTGGAGTGAAAACCGGGAAGCCGATGGATGTAAACTGGGATGAACCTGAGAAGGTAGCCCGCTCAATCAAATTAATGAAGATCAAGCATGCAGTTCTTACTTCTGTAGACCGTGATGATTTAAAAGATATGGGTTCCATCCTTTGGGGGGAAACAGTGAATGCTGTAAGAAGAATTTCTCCTGGAACAACTATGGAGACTTTAATTCCAGATTTCCAAGGGATTACAAAGCATTTGGATAGATTAATAGATGTAGGTCCTGAAGTGATCTCCCACAATATGGAAACTGTAAAACGTTTAACAAGAGAGGTGAGAATTCAGGCTAAATATGAAAGAAGCCTTGAGGTTTTAAGATATTTAAAAGAAGCAGGACAGAGAAGAACAAAAACTGGGGTAATGCTTGGTTTGGGAGAAACCAGAGATGAGGTTTTCCAGACTATTGAAGATATTAGAAATGCTAATGTTGACGTTATTACAATGGGACAGTATCTGCAGCCGACTAAGAAACACTTACCCGTGAAAAAATTCATTACACCTGAAGAATTTGATGAGTTCGGAGATTTTGCAAGAAGCTTAGGTTTCAGACATGTGGAAAGCTCTCCGCTTGTAAGAAGTTCTTATCACGCAGAAAAACATATTCACTAG
- a CDS encoding AraC family transcriptional regulator has protein sequence MKIQKEIIEFEKGKSFKLFAPSLKNCFFWHYHPEIELVYVEALNGIRHVGKDISGFTDNELLLIGSNVPHLNFDYGIQTECRQLVLQFKENFLQDIILPIPEFENIRLLLERSYLGLSFSGETKKQVVEKLHNIKDKDSFSSLIGLIEILQILAGSKEVKELNNEDTRIKWFLNDKIRMGTIYNYIHENYNRKPNVNEIAMIVSLSTPAFCRYFKKQTNMTFTDFVNNYRINQSKIFLLKNSSVTEVCFQAGFESLSYFNKLFKKHLGETPSEFKKKHLNKIEIN, from the coding sequence ATGAAAATTCAGAAAGAAATTATTGAATTTGAAAAGGGAAAATCTTTCAAACTTTTTGCACCTTCTCTGAAAAACTGTTTTTTCTGGCATTATCATCCTGAAATAGAATTAGTATATGTAGAAGCACTTAACGGAATCCGCCATGTCGGAAAAGACATTTCAGGATTTACTGATAATGAATTACTGCTGATCGGCTCTAATGTTCCCCACCTCAACTTTGATTACGGTATACAGACTGAGTGCCGCCAGCTTGTTCTCCAGTTCAAAGAAAATTTCCTTCAGGACATCATTCTTCCCATTCCTGAATTTGAAAACATCAGACTTCTTTTAGAACGTTCCTATCTCGGATTATCTTTTTCTGGCGAAACAAAGAAACAAGTGGTTGAAAAACTTCATAATATTAAGGATAAAGATTCTTTCAGTTCATTGATCGGGCTTATTGAAATTTTACAGATTTTGGCCGGCTCCAAGGAAGTAAAAGAACTTAACAATGAAGATACGAGAATAAAATGGTTCCTGAATGATAAAATCAGAATGGGAACAATCTACAATTACATTCATGAAAACTACAACAGGAAACCCAATGTGAATGAAATTGCCATGATTGTAAGCCTGAGTACTCCTGCTTTCTGCCGCTATTTTAAAAAACAGACGAATATGACTTTTACAGATTTTGTTAATAATTACAGAATTAATCAGTCTAAAATATTCTTACTTAAAAATTCTTCTGTAACAGAGGTTTGCTTTCAGGCAGGTTTTGAAAGCCTTTCTTATTTCAATAAATTATTCAAGAAACATCTGGGAGAAACGCCGTCGGAATTCAAGAAAAAACATTTGAATAAGATTGAAATAAATTAA
- a CDS encoding MFS transporter, producing the protein MDKRIIPLAIGGLGIGTTEFTIMGLLPDIAQSLHINIPEAGHLISAYALGVVVGAPLLIGSSVKFPPKKVLIGLMILFTIFNVLSAVVPDYSTMLLMRFLSGLPHGAFFGVGTVVASKLAGKGKEALYISLMFTGLTVANLAMVPLVTYIGHTFNWRWYFAIVGVIGLITLLFLYLWLPAMPKKEDGHFLKELKFLRNKQSWYVLMITAIGFGGLFTWLSYITPLMTDVAGMKTSQMAYVMALVGGGMVVGNLAGGYLSDKIGAEKTSSLLLFLMMLALVGVFFLSQYQIPAMILTFLCGALAMSVSSPINIMMMKAAPNSEMMAAAFMQASFNVANALGAFLGGIPLAYGLPFTYPSLVGVGMTLIGLLICIRYIFVVRAIKQGQEKMIPECVTCDK; encoded by the coding sequence ATTGATAAAAGGATAATACCGCTGGCGATCGGCGGTTTGGGGATAGGAACAACGGAATTTACAATTATGGGACTGCTGCCGGATATTGCACAGTCTTTACACATTAATATTCCTGAAGCTGGGCATTTGATTTCGGCTTATGCACTTGGAGTGGTTGTAGGAGCGCCGCTATTGATTGGAAGCTCTGTAAAATTTCCACCCAAAAAAGTATTGATCGGGTTAATGATCCTTTTCACCATTTTTAATGTTTTATCTGCTGTAGTTCCGGATTATTCCACGATGTTGCTGATGAGATTTTTATCAGGACTTCCGCATGGTGCATTTTTCGGAGTGGGAACAGTGGTAGCATCAAAGCTTGCCGGAAAAGGGAAGGAAGCATTATATATCTCTTTAATGTTTACAGGACTTACGGTCGCGAATCTTGCGATGGTTCCGCTGGTGACTTATATCGGACATACTTTTAACTGGAGATGGTATTTTGCCATTGTCGGTGTTATTGGATTGATTACCCTGTTATTTCTTTATCTATGGCTTCCTGCGATGCCTAAAAAAGAGGACGGACATTTTTTAAAGGAGTTGAAATTTCTTAGAAACAAACAATCCTGGTATGTACTGATGATCACGGCTATTGGATTTGGAGGTCTTTTTACGTGGCTGAGCTATATTACCCCTTTAATGACTGACGTTGCCGGAATGAAAACGAGCCAGATGGCTTATGTGATGGCACTTGTAGGAGGCGGAATGGTAGTCGGAAACCTGGCAGGGGGCTATTTATCAGATAAAATAGGAGCGGAAAAGACAAGCTCGTTGCTGCTTTTTCTAATGATGCTGGCACTTGTAGGAGTATTTTTCCTTTCGCAGTATCAAATTCCAGCGATGATATTAACGTTCTTATGCGGTGCTTTAGCGATGTCTGTCTCATCACCGATTAATATTATGATGATGAAAGCTGCCCCGAACAGTGAAATGATGGCCGCTGCTTTTATGCAGGCTTCGTTTAATGTGGCTAATGCTTTGGGAGCTTTCTTAGGCGGTATTCCTCTGGCTTACGGCCTGCCGTTCACTTATCCTTCACTTGTTGGAGTAGGCATGACATTGATTGGACTTCTGATCTGCATCAGATACATATTTGTAGTAAGAGCAATAAAACAGGGGCAGGAAAAAATGATTCCAGAATGCGTTACCTGTGACAAATAA
- a CDS encoding STAS/SEC14 domain-containing protein — translation MITIIPDAPENVAAFNATGEVTKEDFENLVIPHVKAKVDQFEELNYVLYLDTELDNFTVGAWLQDALLGLKNLTKWNRVAIVTDNHAVQNFTDIFSVLMPGEFKSFPKENLYNALYWCKNGNEVEV, via the coding sequence ATGATAACGATTATTCCAGACGCTCCAGAAAATGTTGCCGCTTTCAATGCAACGGGAGAAGTAACCAAAGAGGATTTTGAAAATCTTGTTATTCCACATGTAAAAGCTAAAGTAGACCAGTTTGAAGAGCTCAATTATGTATTATATTTAGATACTGAGCTGGATAACTTTACCGTAGGAGCCTGGCTGCAGGATGCACTGCTGGGGCTGAAAAATTTAACAAAATGGAACCGCGTTGCTATTGTAACCGATAATCATGCAGTTCAGAATTTCACAGATATTTTCAGCGTTTTAATGCCTGGAGAATTCAAATCATTTCCAAAAGAGAACTTATACAATGCTTTGTATTGGTGCAAGAACGGTAATGAAGTTGAAGTATAA
- a CDS encoding FAD-binding oxidoreductase, translating to MDLKSNEPFWLLKNGIVDSYPSLKLDEECDVLIIGGGITGSLTAHQMMKDGYKTILIDKREICNGSTSATTSMLQYEIDVPLFELIEKIGEKGAVESYKACSESIDTLEKLTKEIQSEAGFKRKESLYFASKKKDVDWLKNEFEARKKAGFKVKWLESGEIQEKFGFQSTFGGIVSKQGASIDAFKFAHELLAFNHKKGLGIFDKTEMKTVEYHKGYILVSTTNGPQIKAKKIIYCIGYESKNLIKEHFVDLKSTFAVVSEIDDDKFKNIGKTLVWNTDEPYLYMRTTDDGRLLIGGGDEDFYDAEKRDALLDKKEKEILRSLKKIKPDYHFYTDFVWAGTFGETKDGLPYIGEHEKFKNSYFVLGFGGNGITFSVTGMEMASLFMKNKKHPLSKYFKFGR from the coding sequence ATGGATCTTAAATCAAATGAGCCTTTCTGGCTGTTGAAAAATGGAATTGTCGACTCATACCCGTCATTAAAATTGGATGAAGAATGTGATGTATTGATCATCGGCGGCGGTATTACAGGAAGTTTAACAGCTCATCAGATGATGAAAGACGGCTATAAAACAATTCTTATTGATAAACGGGAGATCTGTAATGGAAGCACTTCGGCAACCACTTCAATGCTGCAGTACGAAATAGATGTGCCTCTTTTTGAGCTCATTGAAAAGATCGGTGAAAAAGGAGCTGTTGAAAGCTATAAAGCCTGTTCAGAATCGATTGATACCCTTGAAAAGCTGACTAAAGAAATTCAATCAGAGGCTGGTTTTAAAAGAAAAGAGTCATTGTATTTTGCTTCGAAAAAGAAAGATGTCGACTGGCTGAAAAATGAATTTGAAGCTAGAAAAAAAGCTGGTTTTAAGGTGAAATGGCTGGAATCAGGTGAAATTCAAGAAAAATTTGGTTTCCAGAGTACTTTTGGAGGAATTGTATCTAAACAGGGAGCCAGTATTGATGCTTTTAAATTTGCCCATGAACTGCTTGCCTTCAATCATAAAAAAGGTCTTGGCATATTTGATAAAACAGAAATGAAAACTGTAGAATATCATAAAGGATATATTTTAGTCTCTACGACAAACGGTCCGCAGATAAAAGCAAAAAAAATAATCTACTGCATCGGCTATGAAAGCAAAAATTTGATCAAAGAGCATTTTGTTGATTTAAAAAGTACTTTCGCTGTCGTTTCTGAAATTGATGATGATAAATTTAAAAATATCGGAAAAACTTTGGTCTGGAATACAGATGAACCTTATTTATACATGCGGACGACCGATGATGGAAGATTACTGATTGGCGGAGGCGATGAAGATTTTTACGATGCTGAAAAACGGGATGCACTTCTTGATAAAAAAGAAAAAGAGATTTTAAGATCTTTAAAAAAAATAAAACCAGATTATCATTTCTATACGGATTTTGTCTGGGCCGGAACTTTTGGAGAAACGAAAGACGGACTTCCCTACATTGGAGAGCATGAAAAGTTTAAAAATTCTTATTTCGTTCTTGGATTTGGAGGAAACGGAATCACTTTCTCTGTAACCGGAATGGAAATGGCTTCCTTATTTATGAAAAATAAAAAACATCCGCTTTCTAAATATTTTAAATTTGGGAGATAA
- a CDS encoding vWA domain-containing protein, translating into MTTFKILTLAIGTAAFLSAKNLSDIHCSGKRDTEISVQKASVKAPVNPISKENKIQVALLLDTSNSMDGLIDQAKSRLWNIVNTLTTLKYNGQAPQIEIALYEYGNDGLKDENYIRQVTPLTQDLDLVSEKLFSLRTNGGSEYCGAVIRDASMNLKWDNNDKSMKLIYIAGNEAFDQGKVDYKEVVSKAKAKNIYTSTIFCGDRNEGIQTYWQNGAKLGDGKYFNIDSDRKVIYIETPYDIRISECNEKLNNTYIYYGSRGSEYKSKQIIQDKNAEVQSFSNAVERTVAKSRKNAYNNEHWDLVDKAEKDAGFISTVKQEELPAELKGKSKEEIQKAIALKSSERSKIQKEIEELSKKRQNYIDTEMKKRGNSDSDDLGKAIETSILELAKKNGYSS; encoded by the coding sequence ATGACAACTTTTAAAATCTTAACATTAGCAATAGGTACAGCCGCTTTCTTAAGTGCAAAGAACCTGTCTGACATTCATTGTTCAGGAAAAAGAGATACAGAAATATCAGTACAAAAAGCATCTGTGAAAGCTCCTGTAAATCCAATTAGTAAAGAAAATAAAATTCAGGTCGCCCTTCTGCTGGATACTTCTAACAGCATGGACGGGCTGATTGACCAGGCAAAATCCAGATTGTGGAATATCGTTAATACACTCACCACCTTAAAATACAACGGGCAGGCTCCTCAAATAGAAATTGCTTTGTATGAATACGGAAATGACGGCCTTAAAGATGAAAATTACATCCGTCAGGTCACCCCGCTTACTCAGGATTTAGATCTGGTTTCGGAAAAACTTTTTTCTTTGAGAACGAATGGGGGCAGTGAATACTGCGGTGCAGTAATAAGGGATGCTTCCATGAATCTGAAATGGGACAACAATGATAAAAGCATGAAACTGATTTACATTGCCGGCAACGAAGCTTTTGATCAGGGAAAAGTAGATTATAAAGAGGTTGTCTCTAAAGCTAAAGCAAAAAATATCTACACCAGCACTATTTTCTGCGGAGACAGAAATGAAGGCATTCAAACTTACTGGCAGAACGGAGCAAAGCTTGGTGACGGCAAGTATTTCAATATTGACAGCGACAGAAAGGTCATCTATATTGAAACGCCTTATGACATCAGGATTTCAGAATGCAATGAAAAGTTAAACAATACCTACATCTATTATGGAAGCAGAGGATCTGAATACAAAAGCAAGCAGATCATTCAGGACAAAAACGCAGAAGTTCAGTCCTTCTCAAATGCAGTGGAAAGAACAGTAGCCAAATCGAGAAAAAATGCTTACAACAACGAGCATTGGGATCTTGTAGACAAAGCCGAAAAAGATGCTGGTTTTATCTCCACTGTTAAACAAGAAGAACTTCCCGCAGAACTGAAAGGAAAAAGTAAGGAAGAAATACAAAAAGCAATAGCTTTAAAATCTTCGGAACGCAGTAAAATTCAGAAAGAAATAGAAGAACTTTCCAAAAAGCGTCAGAATTACATTGATACCGAAATGAAAAAAAGAGGAAATTCAGATTCTGATGATCTCGGCAAAGCAATTGAAACATCTATTCTGGAACTGGCGAAGAAAAACGGATATAGCTCATAA
- a CDS encoding DUF4139 domain-containing protein, protein MKHYILILILILITFSISLFHSQEIKKEIEVKQASVFLQGAKVFGSTNVNLQKGRNQVRIVNLPNDIDENTYNINLEKNTTLLSITPQSNFLKTDELSENERKLDDERKKFQRQANLFNIQIKNLTGEQNIINDNLKVSTNDKSTPQEQLIKLTEFYRKRMLEIDNQVFLLNEQKAVLDESIAKINKQSAEEQTHKNQNKKELVLEILADKEMNLNLGVSYIVSNAGWVPSYDLRAESTKKPFEIVYKGKIYQKTGQDWNNVKLFVSTYKPSYNQNRPILSPMYVAEYTAYNSDKESMGYTQKKVALTNSYQMRAEGTASTSQIPVASVSDNQMNVLYELKFDQTIISQEKEQYVILDKKEVNAAYKYHTVPKLNNQVFLMAFVKDWQNLNLISGEANIYFEDNYIGKTNITSNYVKDEFPISLGVDERIAVKRMKITDKTSRKTLNSNKWETESYQISIRNNTKESIELEVLDQLPISENSKILVKALEIGDGSLDEKTGSILWNRKIGSGSSDKISFSYEVKYPKEMQIQYYSR, encoded by the coding sequence ATGAAACACTACATTTTAATACTCATTTTAATACTCATTACATTTTCAATATCGCTATTTCATTCTCAGGAAATAAAAAAGGAAATTGAGGTAAAGCAGGCTTCTGTATTTTTACAAGGGGCAAAAGTTTTTGGAAGCACCAATGTAAATCTGCAGAAAGGAAGAAACCAGGTAAGAATTGTAAATCTTCCCAACGATATTGATGAAAACACGTATAACATCAATTTAGAGAAAAACACCACACTGCTTTCAATCACTCCTCAAAGCAATTTTTTGAAAACAGATGAACTTTCTGAAAACGAAAGAAAACTGGATGACGAGAGAAAGAAATTTCAGAGACAGGCCAATCTATTCAATATTCAAATCAAAAATTTAACCGGCGAGCAGAATATTATTAATGATAATTTGAAGGTTTCTACGAATGACAAATCCACTCCTCAGGAACAGCTTATCAAACTGACGGAATTTTACAGAAAAAGAATGCTTGAAATAGACAATCAGGTTTTCTTACTGAATGAGCAGAAAGCCGTTCTGGATGAAAGTATTGCCAAGATCAATAAACAATCTGCCGAGGAACAGACCCATAAGAATCAAAATAAGAAAGAACTGGTGCTGGAAATTCTTGCGGATAAGGAAATGAATTTAAACCTAGGGGTAAGCTATATCGTTTCCAATGCAGGCTGGGTTCCTTCTTACGACCTGCGGGCCGAATCTACAAAGAAACCTTTTGAAATTGTTTATAAAGGGAAAATATATCAGAAAACCGGGCAGGACTGGAACAATGTGAAACTTTTTGTGTCCACTTATAAACCGTCTTACAATCAGAACAGACCGATCCTTTCTCCAATGTATGTTGCCGAATATACAGCTTATAATTCCGATAAAGAATCAATGGGCTATACCCAAAAGAAAGTTGCACTTACCAATTCTTACCAGATGCGCGCTGAAGGTACAGCATCCACAAGCCAGATTCCTGTTGCATCCGTTTCTGACAATCAGATGAATGTACTGTATGAATTGAAATTTGACCAGACTATCATCAGCCAGGAAAAAGAACAATATGTGATTCTGGACAAAAAAGAAGTGAATGCCGCTTATAAATACCATACCGTTCCTAAGCTCAACAATCAGGTTTTCTTAATGGCTTTCGTAAAAGACTGGCAGAACCTCAACTTAATCTCAGGCGAAGCTAATATCTATTTTGAAGACAACTACATCGGGAAAACCAATATTACAAGCAATTACGTAAAAGATGAATTTCCAATTTCTCTGGGAGTCGATGAAAGAATCGCGGTGAAAAGAATGAAAATTACGGATAAAACTTCTCGGAAAACACTCAATTCTAATAAGTGGGAAACCGAATCTTACCAGATCAGCATCCGAAATAACACCAAAGAAAGTATTGAATTAGAAGTATTGGACCAGCTTCCGATAAGTGAGAATTCTAAGATTTTAGTAAAAGCTTTAGAAATCGGAGACGGCAGTTTAGATGAAAAAACAGGGAGTATTCTTTGGAACAGAAAAATAGGCTCCGGAAGTTCAGATAAAATCAGCTTCTCTTATGAAGTGAAATATCCGAAAGAAATGCAAATACAATATTACAGCAGATAA
- a CDS encoding SIMPL domain-containing protein (The SIMPL domain is named for its presence in mouse protein SIMPL (signalling molecule that associates with mouse pelle-like kinase). Bacterial member BP26, from Brucella, was shown to assemble into a channel-like structure, while YggE from E. coli has been associated with resistance to oxidative stress.) — translation MRYSSLFGSLNQKWVSNLNIAEIKNTKIADFKKEVKIKALKAAKEKADYLLESIGKKTGTPLEIVEIEDYTSDVIMPAAYARKTVNLQMESDTGANTSFENIENIKLKYSIKTRYEIL, via the coding sequence GTGAGATATTCTTCACTTTTTGGAAGTTTAAACCAAAAATGGGTAAGCAATTTAAATATCGCTGAGATCAAAAATACTAAAATTGCAGATTTTAAAAAGGAAGTCAAAATAAAAGCCTTAAAAGCAGCAAAAGAAAAAGCTGATTATTTATTGGAAAGCATCGGTAAAAAAACAGGAACTCCGCTGGAAATAGTAGAAATAGAAGATTACACCAGCGATGTAATAATGCCTGCCGCTTATGCAAGAAAAACAGTTAATCTTCAAATGGAATCAGATACAGGAGCGAATACTTCTTTTGAAAACATCGAAAATATAAAATTGAAATACAGCATCAAAACCAGATACGAGATACTTTAA
- a CDS encoding histidine kinase yields the protein MLTHFWFKLPKSEEYLTKAKVVYEKLKDKQNLEKTTRKLAQAQEKQNKITPAIVNYEKASNFGYSKASRSMNANDAARLSTSSSQVVKAEAIQNNIDISKKENEKGDLAASYSQMADVNIQQNDIPKAEENLKNAYQLSKKEAPQQALEISQKLTNFYVDNKNFDKAIEAKKKVLKEDFVKDNSEKKVEQIQELADIYIKKNDPNEAVSLLKNAYGLALQKGHTLEAQKTVKKLDSLYNASKNVDASVQLYRDFLERLPELVSKDRSLIDNKILEDTEQRILQLEKEKELKDELIRKKNVFNYGLIGTLIILLGLIGFIFWTLRKVQIKNKKIALQSLRREMNPHFIFNSLNSINQFIATNNELEANQYLTKFSKLMRGVMENSTEDFIPFQQEMDLLQNYLALEKTRFADKFDYEINVDENLNLQSLQIPGMLVQPFLENAIWHGLRYRVDKGFLKLNFEKDNQYLNITIEDNGIGIEESKKQKTLHQKNREGRGMKNTLERIRLLNDLYKKNIICSIKDKENKGGVLVQIKINL from the coding sequence TTGCTTACCCATTTTTGGTTTAAACTTCCAAAAAGTGAAGAATATCTCACGAAAGCAAAAGTTGTTTATGAGAAACTGAAAGACAAACAAAACCTCGAAAAAACTACCCGGAAATTAGCACAGGCTCAGGAAAAACAGAATAAAATTACTCCTGCGATTGTCAATTATGAAAAAGCTTCCAATTTTGGGTATTCCAAAGCGAGCCGGTCTATGAATGCAAATGACGCTGCCAGACTTTCCACTTCTTCCTCGCAAGTAGTCAAAGCAGAAGCTATTCAAAATAATATTGATATCAGTAAGAAAGAAAATGAAAAAGGAGATCTGGCAGCCAGTTACAGTCAGATGGCTGATGTTAATATCCAGCAGAATGATATCCCAAAAGCTGAAGAAAATTTAAAAAATGCTTATCAGCTTTCCAAAAAAGAGGCCCCGCAGCAGGCTTTGGAAATCAGCCAGAAACTGACTAATTTTTATGTTGATAATAAAAACTTCGACAAAGCTATTGAAGCGAAGAAAAAGGTTTTGAAAGAAGATTTTGTAAAAGATAATTCAGAAAAGAAAGTTGAACAGATCCAGGAGCTGGCAGATATTTATATCAAGAAAAACGATCCTAATGAAGCGGTTAGCCTATTGAAAAATGCCTATGGACTGGCTTTGCAGAAAGGACATACGCTGGAAGCCCAGAAGACGGTAAAGAAACTGGACAGCCTCTATAATGCTTCAAAAAATGTAGATGCTTCCGTTCAGCTTTACAGAGATTTTCTTGAGAGGCTGCCAGAATTAGTTTCTAAAGACAGAAGCCTCATCGACAACAAAATTTTAGAAGATACAGAACAGCGGATCTTACAGCTGGAAAAAGAAAAAGAGCTTAAGGATGAACTAATCCGTAAGAAAAATGTTTTTAATTACGGCTTGATCGGAACCTTAATTATACTGCTGGGATTAATAGGTTTTATTTTCTGGACATTGAGGAAAGTTCAGATTAAAAATAAAAAAATAGCCCTGCAGTCGCTTCGACGTGAGATGAATCCGCATTTTATTTTTAACAGTTTAAACAGCATCAACCAATTCATTGCGACCAATAATGAATTAGAAGCCAATCAGTATTTGACAAAGTTCTCAAAACTGATGCGGGGCGTCATGGAGAACTCTACGGAAGATTTTATTCCCTTTCAGCAGGAGATGGATTTACTGCAGAATTATCTGGCATTGGAAAAAACACGTTTTGCAGATAAATTCGATTATGAAATCAATGTTGATGAAAATCTGAACCTGCAGAGCCTGCAGATTCCGGGAATGCTTGTCCAGCCGTTTTTAGAAAATGCGATCTGGCACGGACTGCGGTACAGAGTAGATAAAGGCTTTTTAAAACTCAATTTTGAAAAAGATAATCAATATCTGAACATCACGATTGAAGACAACGGAATCGGGATTGAGGAAAGTAAAAAGCAGAAAACACTACACCAAAAAAACAGAGAAGGAAGAGGCATGAAAAATACATTGGAAAGAATAAGACTTCTTAATGATCTGTATAAAAAGAATATTATCTGTTCTATAAAGGATAAAGAGAATAAAGGCGGTGTTTTAGTTCAGATTAAAATAAATTTATAA
- a CDS encoding LytTR family DNA-binding domain-containing protein, which yields MKIKAVIVDDESIARDVLRNYLTKYCPQVEILGEAENIKEAVPLIAEKQPQLVFLDVEMPFGNAFDVLEATKDYIYETIFITAFSQYSLQALNKSASYYILKPIDIQELIVAVNKASESIENKEELNRNKILLENLKLKPEKQQLILPTLQGFDVVKTENIVRLQADGNFTQVYLTDGSKKMVCRFLKHFDDLLEAPFVRVHRSHIINTNFVKSYHKSGTATLSDHTEIEISSSFKDAFF from the coding sequence ATGAAAATAAAAGCCGTCATTGTAGATGATGAATCCATAGCGAGAGATGTTCTCAGAAATTATCTTACAAAATATTGTCCTCAGGTTGAAATTCTTGGAGAAGCTGAAAATATTAAAGAAGCAGTTCCTCTTATCGCGGAAAAGCAGCCCCAGCTTGTCTTTCTGGATGTAGAAATGCCTTTTGGAAATGCTTTTGATGTATTGGAAGCTACGAAAGACTATATTTACGAAACTATTTTCATTACAGCGTTTTCACAGTATTCTCTCCAGGCACTCAACAAGTCAGCAAGTTATTATATTCTGAAACCAATTGATATTCAGGAACTGATCGTTGCGGTAAATAAGGCTTCTGAAAGTATAGAAAACAAAGAGGAGCTCAACCGTAACAAGATCTTACTCGAAAATCTGAAACTAAAACCTGAAAAACAGCAGCTTATACTGCCGACTCTGCAGGGGTTTGATGTTGTGAAAACAGAAAATATTGTGAGACTCCAGGCAGACGGAAATTTTACTCAGGTTTATCTTACCGACGGCTCAAAAAAGATGGTCTGCCGATTTTTAAAACATTTTGATGATCTCTTGGAGGCTCCATTTGTAAGGGTTCACCGCTCTCATATCATCAATACCAATTTTGTGAAATCTTACCATAAAAGCGGTACGGCAACCTTGTCAGATCATACGGAAATTGAAATTTCCAGCAGTTTTAAAGATGCTTTTTTTTAA